Part of the Candidatus Eisenbacteria bacterium genome, CCGAACGTCGGACGGAGCGAGCGCGACGCCGTGTTCCGGCCCGGCGCCGCCGCGGGAGCACCGGGTCGACGAGAGGGGTATCGAACGAGCAGAGGAAAGGCCCTGATTCTGAACGCCGTCGTCTGGGGCGTGGTCATCGTCGCGTGCGCGCTCGAGCTGCGGGGGACCGATCACAAGAAGAAGATCGTCGGGCTCCTCGCCACGGGCGCCGGCCTTTCGAGCTTCGTGGTCGGCGCCGGACCGGGGTGAACGAGAAAGGAGAAGGGGGATGACGCGGGCGTGCCGTCCGAGGAGCGGTCCGCGCACGAACCGCCCCCGCCGGAATCATCGTGAGCACCGGGCGTCCCGGCGGAGGCCGCGGGGTCCCCGCGCCGACGAAGCCGGAGAATCGCTTGCGGCCGGTCGAAAGCCGCTGCTAGGTTCGACGGGAAGCCGCTGAACGACATCGTTCGCGTCGGCCGGGCGCTCGCTGCTCGCGGGACTTCGATGCGCGCGCCATCCCCGACCCGGAGAGAATCGATGTGAAAGGCCGAAACCCCGCCGCGCGTTCGATCTCGTCGGCGCTCGTGGACGCGCTCGGGCTCGCCCTCGTTCTCGCTTCGCTCGAGGTCCTGCTCCACTCGAGCGTTCGCGAGCTCGTCCGCCCGCCCGTCGTCGAGGGCGTCCGCACCCTCGGCTTCCTGACCCTCGCCTATTCCGTCGTCGTGTTCCCCCTCTCCCTCGCCGTGCGGTCACGCGCGGCGCTCGCCGCCGTCGTTCTCCTCGGGGCGGCGTGCCTCCAGGGCGGGCTCCTCTTCTACCGGGCGCCGGCCGGCACCGACCGGGTCCGCGCTCTCCTCCCTCTCGCCGGGCTGATCGCCGCGGCCGCTGCGGCTGTATTGATCGATCAACTGTTGAGACGTATCCGTTTCCGGCCTCCCGCGGGCCGGATCCTCGCCATTTGCGGCGCGGCGCTCGTGGGGGTCTCCCTCGTGCTCCCCCGCCCCCGCCCGGAGGCGCCGGGGGAGTGGCCGGCCCCTCTGCCGGAGGGATCGGCCCCGGGCGCTTCGCGTCCGAACCTCCTTCTCATCACGCTCGACACCGTGCGGGCCGACCGCCTGCCGTCCTACGGGTATCGAAGCTCCCGCACGCCGAACCTCGATCGTCTGGCCCGCGAGGGGGTCCTCTTCCGCCGCGCCGTCGCCCAGTCCTCCCTGACGCCTCCGTCCCACGCCTCGATCCTCACCGGCACCTACCCGATCCGTCACGGGGTGCGCACCTTCGGCGTTTGCCGCGTCGCCCCGGAGGTCCCCATCCTCTCGGAGATACTCCGGCACGAGGGATGGACGACAGGGGCGATGATCGCCTCCGGAGCACTCGACAGGCGCTTCGGCCTCGCGAGAGGATTCGACGTGTACCACTTCGTGAGGGTCTCCAAGTCGTACCCTTTCTCGCGCGCGTTTCGGGGGCTGCTCCCCCAGGTGCTGAGCCGGATCGGCCTGGTGCAGGACCGGAGCCTCTACCGGCGGTGCCGAGAGATCACCGACGACGGGCTGCGGTGGCTGGAGAGGTACGGGGATGCGCCCTTCTTTCTTTGGGTGCACTACTTCGACGCCCACGATCCGTACCTCCCCGAGGCGGCGAGCCGGCGGCGGGATCGTCATCCGGGGACCCGCTGGGCGGATCGGTTCAAGATGGGGTTCGCGTACGACAGCGAGATCATCGGCGTCGACGAGCAGATCGGCCGGCTCATCGACGCCCTCTCGGACGCGAACAAACTCGACGAGACGGTCATCGTCGCGGTCTCGGACCACGGCGAGGGGCTCGGCGATCACTCCTACCTCGGCCACACGCGGCGCCTGTACCAAGAGCAGGTGCACATCCCGCTCATCATCCGCTATCCCGAGCGCCTGGCCCCCGGCTCCGAGGTGAACGCACAGGTCCTCGGCGTGGACATCGTTCCCAGCCTTCTCGAGCTGCTCGGCACCGAGCCCCCTCCCGGGCTCGACGGGCGCTCCTTTCTTCCCCTCATCGAGGCGGGGGGCGCCGCACAGGACCGCATCGCCTACTCGGAGACGCTGCAGCCCGCGGATTCCACCGCCAAGCTCCTCGCCGTCTCGGACGGACGGTACAAGCTCATCCGGTCTCTCGCCGGAGAGACCGTCCTCCTCTTCGATCTGGCGGAGGACCCCGGGGAGAAGCAGGACCTCGCGGCCGCGCGCCCCGATCTCGTCGCGAGGCTCGAGGAGCTGATCGACCGCTATCTCGCGATCGAGGCGCCGGCAGGTCCCCGCCCCGACGAGGACGGGATCACGGAAGAGCAGA contains:
- a CDS encoding sulfatase, translated to MKGRNPAARSISSALVDALGLALVLASLEVLLHSSVRELVRPPVVEGVRTLGFLTLAYSVVVFPLSLAVRSRAALAAVVLLGAACLQGGLLFYRAPAGTDRVRALLPLAGLIAAAAAAVLIDQLLRRIRFRPPAGRILAICGAALVGVSLVLPRPRPEAPGEWPAPLPEGSAPGASRPNLLLITLDTVRADRLPSYGYRSSRTPNLDRLAREGVLFRRAVAQSSLTPPSHASILTGTYPIRHGVRTFGVCRVAPEVPILSEILRHEGWTTGAMIASGALDRRFGLARGFDVYHFVRVSKSYPFSRAFRGLLPQVLSRIGLVQDRSLYRRCREITDDGLRWLERYGDAPFFLWVHYFDAHDPYLPEAASRRRDRHPGTRWADRFKMGFAYDSEIIGVDEQIGRLIDALSDANKLDETVIVAVSDHGEGLGDHSYLGHTRRLYQEQVHIPLIIRYPERLAPGSEVNAQVLGVDIVPSLLELLGTEPPPGLDGRSFLPLIEAGGAAQDRIAYSETLQPADSTAKLLAVSDGRYKLIRSLAGETVLLFDLAEDPGEKQDLAAARPDLVARLEELIDRYLAIEAPAGPRPDEDGITEEQREELRALGYIED